Genomic segment of Candidatus Krumholzibacteriia bacterium:
GGATCACCCGCGGGCTGTCGTGGTCGAAGAAGTCGAACCACAGCATGAGACGGTCGTCGGGATGGAAGCGCTCGACCATCTGCTCGGCCACGTCCCGCGGATTGCCGACCAGCGCGTTGTCGGCGGCCTTCTCGACCTTCTTCGGATCGAGCGTACCCTCGAGCGCGGTCCAGTAGGCGCCCATGGCGGCATGGGCCTCCTCGTGCGCGGCGGCCCGCTGCTGGTCGGCAGACAAACCGGGCTCCCCGTTGACGAAGACGAACACCGTGCGCGGCATGTACGAGCGCTTCCAGGGACCACCGTGGGGATGGAAGGCCTCGCTCATGCGCTCGTGCGTGGCCTCGATCACGTCGGGGCGGGTGATCGAGAGGTTGAAGACGTGCACGGGCAGGATCTCGTTCACTCGGGCCTGCAGACGCGGATC
This window contains:
- a CDS encoding luciferase — encoded protein: RFDFNNTPTGIRPQNFFEEAFWPLVKGKIFEEAALVFCHLLRGDVVESEELPKATVTRDDVKSNEEWDEVLRAAGSSPNVKSIELPHRWKFEATKIVPQDWRRELLQLVIGSHDPRLQARVNEILPVHVFNLSITRPDVIEATHERMSEAFHPHGGPWKRSYMPRTVFVFVNGEPGLSADQQRAAAHEEAHAAMGAYWTALEGTLDPKKVEKAADNALVGNPRDVAEQMVERFHPDDRLMLWFDFFDHDSPRVIRNMEVFMREVAPLVDEAVSR